The Bacteroidetes Order II. bacterium genome has a window encoding:
- a CDS encoding response regulator transcription factor, protein MDKITCVIVEDESSAAQKLTSFIQKVNYLNLLESFDNVTDAYNWLNSHKTDLIFLDLHLGELIGFDLLKNIDFTPLVIITTAFSEYALESYQYFINAYLLKPYSFADFLQALNKLPKPNQNTALDKDYVFIKTEYRLEKIMLNEVLYLEGMKDYIRIVTANKQIMTLMNFKEITEIFNTSNFCRVHNSFIVAIDKINFIERNRVVIKDKYIPISESRRENFFKLIGKQ, encoded by the coding sequence ATGGATAAAATAACTTGCGTTATTGTCGAAGATGAGTCTTCGGCAGCACAAAAACTGACATCTTTTATTCAAAAGGTTAATTATCTCAATCTTTTAGAATCTTTTGATAATGTTACAGATGCTTATAATTGGCTGAATAGCCATAAAACAGATTTAATCTTTCTTGATTTGCATTTAGGCGAACTTATTGGTTTCGATTTGCTCAAGAACATTGATTTTACGCCTTTAGTGATTATCACAACTGCATTTAGTGAATACGCCTTAGAGAGTTATCAATATTTCATCAATGCTTATTTGCTGAAGCCATACTCATTTGCAGATTTTTTGCAGGCATTGAATAAACTACCCAAACCAAATCAAAATACTGCGTTAGATAAAGACTATGTTTTTATCAAAACAGAATATCGTTTAGAAAAAATAATGCTCAATGAGGTGTTGTATCTGGAAGGAATGAAAGACTATATAAGAATAGTAACCGCCAACAAGCAGATAATGACTTTAATGAATTTCAAAGAAATTACCGAGATTTTTAATACTTCAAATTTTTGCCGAGTGCATAATTCCTTTATAGTGGCAATAGATAAAATTAATTTTATAGAACGAAACAGGGTTGTCATCAAAGATAAATATATACCCATTAGTGAAAGTAGGCGAGAGAATTTTTTTAAACTAATAGGGAAACAGTAA
- a CDS encoding histidine kinase, translating into MAFLKKLQNYIPEALVIIFLITNLWVLFLPHFESPFRIKLNIEQAKQIFLFSAFASICLFLGNYFLSKLFFDFRYKIGGIVLLNFVFATIYFLIILSILELPFDRISHRFGVVSQPLWSLFLCGFSSVLGFLVYFYKSSLLEKEYLQIREKELQELNLSSLKNQLNPHFLFNVLNNIDAEIMTNPAFASDLLIRLSKLMRYIIYEDKEVLLSKEIKFVEEYTELQTARNQAKITCHFEKEINNENVWIAPAIFLPYIENAFKYCDLTKEINIVSIVLKQEGNLIFFSVQNPILQEVSSYKQGGKGLEIAKGRLQMYYPNCFSVSIHKQENLFSVEIKVWIK; encoded by the coding sequence ATGGCGTTTCTAAAAAAATTACAAAATTATATTCCCGAAGCATTGGTGATTATTTTCTTAATCACCAATCTTTGGGTGCTTTTTCTGCCACATTTTGAAAGTCCTTTCAGGATAAAACTAAATATAGAACAAGCAAAGCAGATTTTTCTATTTTCTGCGTTTGCTTCTATATGCTTATTTTTAGGTAACTATTTTTTATCAAAACTATTTTTTGATTTCAGATATAAAATAGGCGGAATAGTTTTATTGAATTTCGTTTTTGCCACGATATATTTTTTAATCATTTTGAGCATTTTAGAACTTCCTTTTGATAGAATTTCACATAGATTTGGTGTAGTATCTCAACCTTTGTGGAGCTTATTCTTGTGCGGTTTTTCGTCAGTATTAGGCTTTTTGGTTTATTTTTATAAAAGTTCTTTGCTTGAAAAAGAGTATTTGCAAATTCGTGAAAAAGAACTGCAAGAACTCAATCTCTCATCATTAAAAAACCAACTAAATCCACATTTTTTATTCAATGTTCTTAACAACATTGATGCAGAAATAATGACTAATCCAGCCTTTGCTTCTGATTTATTAATTCGGCTTTCAAAATTGATGCGATATATAATTTATGAGGATAAAGAAGTTCTACTATCAAAAGAAATTAAATTTGTAGAAGAATACACCGAACTACAAACAGCGAGAAATCAGGCAAAAATTACTTGTCATTTTGAAAAAGAAATTAACAATGAAAACGTTTGGATAGCACCAGCTATCTTTTTACCCTATATCGAAAATGCCTTTAAATATTGTGATTTAACTAAGGAAATAAATATTGTTTCTATTGTACTGAAACAAGAAGGTAATTTAATTTTTTTTTCAGTTCAAAATCCTATTCTTCAAGAAGTTTCATCGTATAAACAAGGTGGAAAAGGTTTAGAAATTGCCAAAGGGCGACTGCAAATGTATTACCCGAACTGTTTTTCGGTATCTATCCATAAGCAGGAAAATTTATTTTCAGTTGAAATAAAAGTATGGATAAAATAA
- a CDS encoding YceI family protein produces the protein MKRILWILPFFLLLSFSAMAQGYKINRSNVGMKGTSTLHDWAANVTRVRGNGDVKVEGGELKAVNSLSVTMDVASIKSTKGQMMDKNILSTFEASKYATIVFQMTSAKITKQGSAYQVAAKGNLTMHGVTKPVDLNVTGTVAGDGSVQFKGTKKLKMSEFKMSAPVLFMGTLKTSDDVTLTLDVTMGK, from the coding sequence ATGAAACGCATTTTATGGATTCTTCCCTTCTTTCTACTCCTTTCGTTTTCTGCAATGGCGCAAGGTTATAAAATAAACCGTAGTAATGTAGGCATGAAAGGCACTTCCACCCTCCACGACTGGGCTGCGAATGTCACCAGAGTGCGGGGTAACGGAGATGTTAAAGTCGAAGGCGGAGAATTGAAAGCCGTTAATAGTCTTTCTGTTACCATGGATGTAGCTTCCATCAAAAGTACAAAAGGGCAAATGATGGACAAAAACATCCTGTCCACCTTCGAGGCTTCCAAATATGCCACCATCGTTTTCCAGATGACTTCCGCCAAGATCACGAAGCAAGGAAGTGCCTATCAGGTGGCTGCAAAAGGCAACCTGACCATGCACGGTGTGACCAAGCCTGTTGACCTGAACGTCACCGGAACGGTAGCCGGCGATGGAAGTGTCCAATTTAAAGGTACCAAAAAACTTAAAATGTCTGAGTTCAAAATGTCTGCCCCGGTCTTGTTTATGGGCACGCTTAAAACATCAGACGATGTCACCCTCACCTTAGATGTTACGATGGGCAAGTAG